From Rutidosis leptorrhynchoides isolate AG116_Rl617_1_P2 chromosome 3, CSIRO_AGI_Rlap_v1, whole genome shotgun sequence, a single genomic window includes:
- the LOC139899993 gene encoding uncharacterized protein gives MVFTRSITRKKKQNESDIWSSLIQDVLFLIMMKLGIGDFLSFSWVCRSWRSCALSNRAAFLKRQPPKLLISLVTKPGIYKEFYLKDSDGRRFNTMVPNCIDRVCYGVYCDYLSLYSVKTNDFLLVNPITRHRLHFPEIPFSRNSMYPKCIRVVLVYSRSMSAWVFLITRKCSNLVWYSISGKPITVWKRLGAYYLIHELFAFKGKIYTLHEENILYELRLTSKPTFFQLNMKNVRKWYRVVQPKFVSSGDKLFLLYFMRIGLYEALELDFDNMKWLPAAKTLSKYAVFINDYVYGAAIDPETWVEPKTQYASWLLLLDDVHSLSGFHLAGFFCKDFSPLLLIGRRPINRRLAFNHSLEIFISTRVIHHRKDVKVGNGGSLSALSLAFKREIIKSK, from the exons ATGGTTTTCACAAGAAGCATAACCAGAAAGAAGAAGCAGAATGAATCTGACATATGGTCAAGTTTGATCCAAGATGTCCTTTTTCTAATCATGATGAAACTTGGAATTGGTGACTTTCTTTCGTTCAGTTGGGTCTGTCGTTCATGGAGGTCATGCGCACTCTCTAACCGTGCCGCGTTTCTTaaacgtcaacccccgaagttgtTGATATCTTTAGTGACTAAACCTGGTATTTACAAAGAATTCTATTTAAAGGATTCTGATGGAAGAAGGTTCAACACCATGGTTCCCAACTGTATCGACCGAGTCTGTTACGGTGTATATTGCGACTACTTGAGTTTGTACAGCGTGAAAACCAACGATTTCTTACTTGTGAATCCGATTACGAGGCACAGACTCCATTTCCCTGAAATCCCTTTTTCTAGAAATTCGATGTATCCAAAATGCATCAGGGTTGTTCTCGTTTATTCACGTTCCATGTCAGCATGGGTGTTTTTAATCACGCGCAAATGCTCTAACTTGGTTTGGTACTCGATATCTGGTAAACCAATTACTGTCTGGAAGAGGCTCGGCGCTTATTACCTAATCCACGAGTTATTTGCGTTTAAGGGTAAAATATACACACTCCATGAAGAAAATATTTTATATGAACTGAGACTCACTTCAAAGCCTACATTTTTCCAACTCAATATGAAGAATGTTCGAAAGTGGTACCGGGTAGTACAACCAAAATTTGTTAGTTCAGGTGACAAGTTATTTTTGCTGTATTTCATGAGAATAGGTTTGTACGAGGCGCTCGAACTAGATTTTGATAATATGAAATGGCTTCCGGCTGCAAAGACATTAAGTAAATATGCAGTGTTTATCAACGACTATGTGTATGGTGCAGCTATTGATCCAGAGACTTGGGTGGAGCCTAAAACGCAATATGCCAG TTGGCTTTTGCTTCTTGATGATGTGCATAGCTTATCAGGTTTCCATTTGGCCGGCTT TTTCTGTAAGGATTTTTCCCCGTTACTACTAATCGGTCGCCGGCCAATCAATCGGCGATTAGCTTTTAACCACTCTCTCGAGATCTTCATCTCGACTAGGGTTATTCACCATAGAAAAGATGTCAAGGTGGGGAATGGTGGTAGTCTAAGTGCACTTTCACTTGCATTCAAAAGAGAGATCATCAAGTCTAAATAG